tcatctttcttctctctccattCATTACTTTGTCTCACAGAACATGCTCTGGTCTCCCTGAGGGCAGCAGAAATGGTGAGATTTCTGATATCcagaaataccaggagagatATGGGGGAAGTTTACAAATCTACTCTTAAattcttaaaatgtaaattgtttCTATGTGTGTGTTAGAGGAGAGGATGTCAGGGAAATGGCTTTGATTTTGGTTACAGGTGTGTCCTCTATCTCTTCACTGTCCCTTTCTCCATGCCAGAACCcaatgcccagagtgcagaaatgtccaacagcagctccatcaggcacttcctcctgctggcattggcagacacgcggcagctgcagctcctgcacttctgcctcttcctgggcatctccctggctgccctcctggccaacggcctcatcatcagcgccgtagcctgcggccaccacctgcacacccccatgttcttcttcctgctcaacctggccctcactgacctgggctccatctgcaccactgtccccaaagccatgcacaattccctctggcacaccaacaacatctcctactctgcatgtgctgctcaggtgtttttctttctcttcttcatttcagcagagttgtccctcctgaccatcatgtgctacgaccgctacgtgtccatctgcaaacccctgcactatgggaccctcctgggcagcagagcttgtgcccacatggcagcagctgcctgggccagtgcctttctctattccctgctgcacacagccaatacattttccctgcccctgtgccatggcaatgccctgggccagttcttctgtgaaatcccccagatcctcaaactctcctgctcacactcctacctcagggaacttgggctcatTGCTGTTAGTGTCTGTTTAGCTTTTGGTTGtcttgtgttcattgttttctcctatgtgcagatcttcagggctgtgctgaggatcccctctgagcagggacggcacaaagccttttccacctgtctccctcacctggctgtggtgtCTCTGTTTATCACCACTGGCACATTtacctacctgaagcccccctccatctcctccccatccctggatctggccctgtcagttctgtactcggtggtgcctccagccctgaaccccctcatctacagcctgaggaaccaggagctcaaggctgcatTGTGTAAACTGATGAATCAAGGATTTCAGAAACATTAAACTGCTTGCCAATTTCAGTAAATCAGttgtaataaaagtaatttttatactTCTTGTTGGCTTGgtttacattttttccctttttcttcctttgttttttaatattgtccACAAATAAAGGTCACTGTTGGTGCCATctgtaattttgtttctctcGACCTTCACTGTGGCCACACACTCTGTCAATGAGGACCTGTGCTCTCAGTGGCTTAAAATGAACTAAGGGATCTCCCAGCAAAGTTTTCTTTAGATATGTCCCAGTTGTTCCGTTCTCTGTAGCTGCaacagcaatgtctgtgtgcagagctggggcagatcagtgctggcacagcagctgtgcccagcagcagcagcagcagcacttggtgttgccagtgctgctcccgtgccactgccccgctgccctcctgcccctggtgttgctgcagggcctgagtG
This region of Cinclus cinclus unplaced genomic scaffold, bCinCin1.1 SCAFFOLD_32, whole genome shotgun sequence genomic DNA includes:
- the LOC134057331 gene encoding olfactory receptor 14J1-like, producing LHYGTLLGSRACAHMAAAAWASAFLYSLLHTANTFSLPLCHGNALGQFFCEIPQILKLSCSHSYLRELGLIAVSVCLAFGCLVFIVFSYVQIFRAVLRIPSEQGRHKAFSTCLPHLAVVSLFITTGTFTYLKPPSISSPSLDLALSVLYSVVPPFLS